The following proteins are encoded in a genomic region of Ostrea edulis chromosome 7, xbOstEdul1.1, whole genome shotgun sequence:
- the LOC125655034 gene encoding beta-galactosidase-1-like protein 2, whose amino-acid sequence MAEVYRSHGSLSFKDGNFILDGTPLRIFSGTMHYFRVVPEYWRDRFRKMKACGLNTVETYVPWNLHEEYPGEFNFSGLLDVREFIRQAGEEGLHVIFRPGPYICAEWDWGGMPSWLLKDPNMKVRSNYPPYVEAVRRFFDELLPRIVDLQHTSGGPIIAVQVENEYGSYSNEVEHLHTITEMLLKNGIKELLLTSDNIYGLKRAPFFKHALPTANFPNMEDGGKLFNMIREWSSEFPLMVMEFWPGWFDHWGQPHKGLEIPDFEACLSGVLDAGGSFNMYMFHGGTNFGFMAGANYFEGSHYKPDVTSYDYDAPLSEAGDVTPKYMRAREIILKKGLIPQGIRSLPDPPPNLPKKAYGEIAVTQCLDLKSILSLVTPIKSTEPVLMENLDYHKGYGQCFGYIFYQADICAGKELSFTEIPKDRAQVFVNGEDKGVLDWLSVDGKVKIGDVSDRSTLDVLVENHGRVNYIEYGSNRFNEERKGISGCVTLDGKQIKDWRIFPLDFKPKFLDSLRRSTKWKPTPVTNKGPVIVRTSLQINSTPQDTFLDMKGWNKGIVFLNGFNLGRYWKVGPTRTLYVPAPLLREGDNEILIFEQHGSSGTICFIDTPLLGEKATTQDADTACYPTEV is encoded by the exons ATGGCTGAAGTCTACCGCAGTCACGGATCACTGTCTTTTAAGGATGGGAACTTTATCCTGGACGGGACACCCCTCCGGATATTCAGCGGGACAATGCATTACTTCCGGGTCGTCCCCGAGTACTGGAGGGACCGCTTCCGGAAAATGAAAGCATGTGGTTTAAATACGGTGGAAAC CTATGTTCCATGGAATTTGCACGAGGAATATCCAGGAGAATTTAATTTTTCCGGCCTTCTAGATGTGAG GGAATTTATCCGACAAGCCGGAGAAGAGGGATTGCATGTCATTTTCAGACCTGGGCCGTATATTTGTGCCGAGTGGGACTGGGGAGGAATGCCCAG TTGGTTGTTAAAAGATCCAAACATGAAAGTTCGCAGTAACTACCCGCCGTATGTCGAGGCCGTCAGGCGATTTTTTGACGAACTTTTACCAAGAATTGTGGATCTGCAG CACACCAGCGGTGGACCAATCATCGCCGTCCAAGTGGAGAACGAGTATGGTTCCTATAGCAACGAGGTGGAACATCTCCACACCATCACAGAG ATGCTGTTGAAGAATGGGATTAAAGAACTGCTTCTGACCTCGGACAACATTTATGGACTGAAGAGGGCACCGTTCTTCAAAC ATGCCCTGCCCACTGCTAATTTCCCCAATATGGAGGATGGCGGGAAACTTTTCAACATGATCCGAGAGTGGAGTTCTGAATTTCCTCTGATGGTGATGGAGTTTTGGCCTGGTTGGTTCGACCATTGGGGACAGCCTCACAAGGGACTAGAAATTCCAG ATTTCGAGGCCTGTCTTTCCGGAGTCCTAGATGCTGGAGGTTCTTTCAATATGTACATGTTCCACGGAGGTACAAACTTTGGGTTCATGGCTGGAGCCAATTACTTTGAAGGGTCACACTACAAACCAGATGTAACCAGTTATG ATTATGATGCCCCCTTGTCGGAAGCAGGAGACGTCACACCGAAATATATGAGGGCGAGAGAAATCATCCTAAAGAAGGGCTTGATACCACAGG gaatcaGATCTTTGCCAGACCCTCCTCCAAATTTGCCAAAGAAAGCTTATG GTGAGATTGCAGTAACTCAATGTTTGGATCTGAAGTCCATTTTATCTCTTGTA ACACCAATCAAATCAACCGAGCCTGTTTTAATGGAAAACCTTGACTACCACAAAGGATACGGTCAGTGTTTTGGGTACATCTTCTACCAGGCCGACATTTGTGCTGGGAAGGAGCTCTCATTTACAGAAATACCCAAAGACAGAGCGCAG GTGTTTGTCAATGGGGAAGACAAAGGTGTGCTGGACTGGCTGAGTGTAGACGGGAAAGTAAAGATCGGAGATGTCTCG GATCGAAGTACCCTAGACGTTCTGGTGGAAAACCACGGCCGTGTGAATTACATTGAGTACGGCTCCAACAGATTTAACGAGGAGAGAAAAG GTATCAGCGGCTGTGTTACATTAGATGGGAAACAAATTAAAGATTGGCGCATATTTCCGTTAGATTTCAAACCAAAATTCTTGGACAG TCTTCGACGGAGCACCAAGTGGAAACCTACCCCCGTCACCAACAAGGGTCCAGTGATTGTCCGGACATCGCTACAAATTAACAGTACGCCGCAAGATACCTTTCTTGATATGAAG GGTTGGAATAAGGGCATTGTTTTCCTGAACGGTTTTAACCTGGGGCGGTACTGGAAAGTCGGCCCCACGAGAACACTGTATGTTCCCGCCCCCTTACTCAGAGAGGGGGACAATGAG ATTTTGATTTTCGAGCAGCACGGGTCTAGTGGGactatttgttttattgatacACCACTACTTGGAGAGAAAGCCACCACGCAGGATGCAGACACCGCCTGTTACCCCACAGAGGTCTAG